A portion of the Juglans microcarpa x Juglans regia isolate MS1-56 chromosome 1D, Jm3101_v1.0, whole genome shotgun sequence genome contains these proteins:
- the LOC121246099 gene encoding uncharacterized protein LOC121246099, with protein sequence MVRPRRPTNEPEDELPRGDGNYAMARALNRMTEFLQQNFRPPQGDQYRAVFVVTLEDGDYEALETHDVKVITGRVRLYDFYACTLFDFGAFQSFVSATFAWMCNLVTEPLSQSMVVTLRNGEIVWCSKVTLGCLLDFGGRTLEANLIVFKLLGSRVIGFQLSDGDYLEFMESKLKARPTTISAIQAKRDIACGADAFLVQVVSTPSEKKSLVDIPVAEEFPDVFVDELSGLPPVREMELVIDLEPRAAPVHKAPYCMAPAELKELKTQLQELVDKRFIQPSTLP encoded by the exons atggtaagACCAAGAAGGCCaactaatgagcccgaggatgagtTACCGAGAGGTGATGGGAATTACGCCATGGCAAGGGCGTtaaataggatgacggagttcctCCAACAGAATTTTCGACCACCACAAGGAGATCAGTATAGAGCG GTCTTTGTTGTGACTCTCGAAGATGGGGATTACGAGGCTCTAGAGACTCACGATGTCAAggtgattactg GTAGAGTTCGtctgtatgatttttatgcttgTACCTTGTTTGACTTTGGGGCGTTTCAATCTTTTGTGTCCGCCACTTTTGCATGGATGTGCAATCTAGTCACAGAGCCTTTATCACAATCCATGGTAGTGACTCTTCGAAATGGTGAGATTGTATGGTGCTCCAAAGTTACTTTAGGCTGTCttttggattttggtgggaggacaCTTGAGGCAAATttaattgtattcaagttgcttgg AAGTCGAGTAATTGGCTTTCAACTTTCGGATGGAGACTATTTGGAATTCATGGaaagcaagttgaaagcaagaccAACAACTATATCTGCAATTCAAGCAAAGAGAGACATAGCTTGTGGAGCAGATGCCTTTTTAgttcaagtggtgtctacgccatctgagaagaagtctttAGTGGATATTCCAGTTGCAGAAGAATTCCCTGATGTGTTCGTGGATGAGTTGTCCGGATTGCCTCCAGTTCGCGAAATGGAATTGGTTATCGATTTGGAACCTAgagcggctcctgtgcataaggcTCCCTACTGTATGGCACCGgctgagttaaaagagttgaaaactcaattgcaagaactggttgATAAaagatttattcagcctagtactctGCCTTAG